From the genome of Tachysurus vachellii isolate PV-2020 chromosome 2, HZAU_Pvac_v1, whole genome shotgun sequence, one region includes:
- the osbp gene encoding oxysterol-binding protein 1 isoform X3: MSEPKTAAPAPGDTYKGWLFKWTNYIKGYQRRWFVLSNGLLSYYRTQAEMGHTCRGTINLATANITVEDSCNFVISNGGAQTYHLKATSEVERQRWITALELAKAKAVRMHAESDDSGDECASSPPMAGQGVGTRNPDSVQSTLRTLGSKVEDLSTCNDLIAKHGSALQRSLSELESIKLGGETSDKIRQVTERATLFRITSNAMINACRDFLSLAQAHSKRWQKALQAEREQRVRLEETLEQLAKQHNHLERAFRGATVLPASSSNTTADSKGSAAAKGDASDDEENEFFDAYEEFITVPADPKYHRRSGSNISGISSEMGMDDGTTSLDEQSLMSNAESPQSQEVEPVRKRRTRIPDKPNYSLNLWSIMKNCIGKELSKIPMPVNFNEPISMLQRLSEDLEYSELLDRAAKCQSSLEQLCYVAAFTVSSYSTTVHRTGKPFNPLLGETFELDRLQESGYRSLCEQVSHHPPAAAHHVISERGWTLRQEITVASKFRGKYLSIMPLGSIHCMFEKSNNHYSWKKVTTTVHNIIVGKLWIDQSGEIDVINHRTGDRCHLKFAPYSYFSRDVARKVTGVVTDKDGKAHYVLSGTWDEKMEYSRVMQSSRGGENGTEGRQKTVYQTLKARELWKKTPLPDGAENMYYFSSLALTLNEPEEGVAPTDSRRRPDQRLMEQGLWDEANAEKQRLEEKQRTVRREREREAAQLANTEDSEGVPQDSYKALWFDQHEDPTTGELTHVYRGGYWEAKEQGDWHFCPDIF; the protein is encoded by the exons ATGTCGGAGCCGAAAACGGCCGCTCCGGCGCCCGGAGACACCTACAAGGGCTGGCTGTTCAAATGGACCAACTACATCAAGGGATACCAGCGGCGATGGTTCGTGCTGAGCAACGGCCTGCTGTCATATTACAG gaccCAAGCAGAGATGGGCCACACATGTCGTGGCACTATAAATCTGGCTACAGCCAACATCACAGTGGAGGATTCATGTAACTTTGTGATCTCAAATGGTGGTGCACAGACATATCACCTTAAGGCGACCTCGGAGGTGGAGCGACAGCGCTGGATCACGGCCCTGGAGCTTGCAAAGGCAAAAGCTGTGCGCATGCATGCAGAGTCAG ATGACTCTGGGGACGAGTGTGCCTCCTCTCCACCGATGGCAGGTCAAGGTGTTGGGACTCGTAACCCAGACTCAGTCCAGTCCACGCTTAGAACTCTGGGAAGCAAAGTGGAGGACCTCAGTACATGCAACGACCTCATTGCCAAACATGGCTCTGCCCTCCAAAG GTCTTTGTCCGAGCTGGAGAGCATTAAACTGGGTGGAGAGACGAGTGATAAAATCCGGCAGGTGACGGAGAGGGCCACTCTGTTCCGCATAACATCTAATGCCATGATCAAT gcatGTCGGGACTTCCTGTCCTTGGCTCAGGCTCACAGTAAGCGGTGGCAGAAAGCTCTTCAGGCTGAGCGCGAGCAGAGGGTTCGTCTTGAGGAGACGCTGGAGCAGCTGGCCAAGCAGCACAATCACCTGGAGAGAGCATTCAGAGGAGCAACCGTGCTGCCTGCCTCATCCAGTAACACCACTGCTGATAGCAAag GCTCAGCTGCAGCAAAGGGTGACGCCAGTGATGATGAGGAGAACGAGTTTTTTGATGCATATGAGGAGTTTATCACCGTCCCAGCTGACCCCAAATACCACAG GAGGTCAGGCAGTAATATCAGTGGGATCAGCAGTGAGATGGGGATGGATGACGGCACCACATCG TTGGATGAGCAGTCTCTAATGTCCAATGCGGAGTCTCCTCAGTCTCAGGAGGTGGAGCccgtgaggaagaggagaaccCGTATCCCAGACAAACCCAACTACTCTCTCAACCTCTGGAGCATCATGAAGAACTGCATTGGCAAAGAGCTCTCCAAAATCCCCATGCCT GTGAACTTTAATGAGCCGATCTCCATGCTGCAGCGTTTGTCGGAGGATCTAGAGTACTCTGAGCTGCTGGACCGAGCCGCTAAGTGCCAGAGCTCACTGGAGCAGCTTTGTTATGTAGCGGCCTTCACAGTGTCGTCTTATTCTACTACCGTACACCGTACAGGAAAACCATTCAACCCTCTGCTGGGAGAAACGTTCGAGCTTGACCGCCTGCAGGAGAGTGGTTACAGATCCCTCTGTGAACAG GTGAGTCATCATCCTCCTGCTGCAGCTCATCATGTCATCTCTGAGCGAGGCTGGACCCTGAGGCAGGAAATCACTGTGGCCAGCAAGTTCAGGGGCAAATACCTCTCTATCATGCCTCTcg GGTCTATTCACTGCATGTTTGAGAAGAGTAATAATCACTACAGCTGGAAGAAGGTGACCACAACGGTGCACAACATCATTGTAGGAAAGCTGTGGATAGAccag TCAGGAGAGATTGATGTGATAAACCACAGAACAGGAGATCGCTGCCACCTGAAATTTGCTCCTTACAGCTACTTCTCCAGAGATGTGGCCAGGAAG GTTACAGGTGTGGTGACAGATAAGGATGGTAAAGCTCACTATGTGCTCTCTGGGACATGGGATGAGAAGATGGAGTATTCTCGGGTAATGCAGAGCAGCCGAGGAGGAGAGAACGGGACAGAAGGACGCCAGAAAACTGTCTACCAGACGCTCAAAGCTCGAGAGCTATGGAAGAAAACTCCTCTGCC AGATGGAGCAGAGAACATGTACTACTTCTCATCACTGGCATTGACCCTGAACGAGCCTGAGGAGGGTGTGGCCCCCACAGATAGCCGGCGACGCCCAGATCAGAGACTGATGGAACAGGGGCTCTGGGATGAAGCCAATGCTGAGAAACAGCGGCTAGAGGAGAAACAGCGCactgtgaggagagagagagagagggaggcggCTCAGCTCGCCAATACTGAAGACAGTGAGG gtGTCCCACAGGATTCCTACAAGGCCCTTTGGTTTGATCAGCATGAAGACCCAACAACAGGAGAGCTCACACATGTCTACAGGGGGGGGTACTGGGAGGCTAAAGAGCAGGGCGACTGGCACTTCTGCCCTGATATTTTCTGA
- the osbp gene encoding oxysterol-binding protein 1 isoform X2, with translation MSEPKTAAPAPGDTYKGWLFKWTNYIKGYQRRWFVLSNGLLSYYRTQAEMGHTCRGTINLATANITVEDSCNFVISNGGAQTYHLKATSEVERQRWITALELAKAKAVRMHAESDDSGDECASSPPMAGQGVGTRNPDSVQSTLRTLGSKVEDLSTCNDLIAKHGSALQRSLSELESIKLGGETSDKIRQVTERATLFRITSNAMINACRDFLSLAQAHSKRWQKALQAEREQRVRLEETLEQLAKQHNHLERAFRGATVLPASSSNTTADSKGSAAAKGDASDDEENEFFDAYEEFITVPADPKYHRSGSNISGISSEMGMDDGTTSLDEQSLMSNAESPQSQEVEPVRKRRTRIPDKPNYSLNLWSIMKNCIGKELSKIPMPVNFNEPISMLQRLSEDLEYSELLDRAAKCQSSLEQLCYVAAFTVSSYSTTVHRTGKPFNPLLGETFELDRLQESGYRSLCEQVSHHPPAAAHHVISERGWTLRQEITVASKFRGKYLSIMPLGSIHCMFEKSNNHYSWKKVTTTVHNIIVGKLWIDQSGEIDVINHRTGDRCHLKFAPYSYFSRDVARKVTGVVTDKDGKAHYVLSGTWDEKMEYSRVMQSSRGGENGTEGRQKTVYQTLKARELWKKTPLPDGAENMYYFSSLALTLNEPEEGVAPTDSRRRPDQRLMEQGLWDEANAEKQRLEEKQRTVRREREREAAQLANTEDSEALIEDSITDSPLKSVPQDSYKALWFDQHEDPTTGELTHVYRGGYWEAKEQGDWHFCPDIF, from the exons ATGTCGGAGCCGAAAACGGCCGCTCCGGCGCCCGGAGACACCTACAAGGGCTGGCTGTTCAAATGGACCAACTACATCAAGGGATACCAGCGGCGATGGTTCGTGCTGAGCAACGGCCTGCTGTCATATTACAG gaccCAAGCAGAGATGGGCCACACATGTCGTGGCACTATAAATCTGGCTACAGCCAACATCACAGTGGAGGATTCATGTAACTTTGTGATCTCAAATGGTGGTGCACAGACATATCACCTTAAGGCGACCTCGGAGGTGGAGCGACAGCGCTGGATCACGGCCCTGGAGCTTGCAAAGGCAAAAGCTGTGCGCATGCATGCAGAGTCAG ATGACTCTGGGGACGAGTGTGCCTCCTCTCCACCGATGGCAGGTCAAGGTGTTGGGACTCGTAACCCAGACTCAGTCCAGTCCACGCTTAGAACTCTGGGAAGCAAAGTGGAGGACCTCAGTACATGCAACGACCTCATTGCCAAACATGGCTCTGCCCTCCAAAG GTCTTTGTCCGAGCTGGAGAGCATTAAACTGGGTGGAGAGACGAGTGATAAAATCCGGCAGGTGACGGAGAGGGCCACTCTGTTCCGCATAACATCTAATGCCATGATCAAT gcatGTCGGGACTTCCTGTCCTTGGCTCAGGCTCACAGTAAGCGGTGGCAGAAAGCTCTTCAGGCTGAGCGCGAGCAGAGGGTTCGTCTTGAGGAGACGCTGGAGCAGCTGGCCAAGCAGCACAATCACCTGGAGAGAGCATTCAGAGGAGCAACCGTGCTGCCTGCCTCATCCAGTAACACCACTGCTGATAGCAAag GCTCAGCTGCAGCAAAGGGTGACGCCAGTGATGATGAGGAGAACGAGTTTTTTGATGCATATGAGGAGTTTATCACCGTCCCAGCTGACCCCAAATACCACAG GTCAGGCAGTAATATCAGTGGGATCAGCAGTGAGATGGGGATGGATGACGGCACCACATCG TTGGATGAGCAGTCTCTAATGTCCAATGCGGAGTCTCCTCAGTCTCAGGAGGTGGAGCccgtgaggaagaggagaaccCGTATCCCAGACAAACCCAACTACTCTCTCAACCTCTGGAGCATCATGAAGAACTGCATTGGCAAAGAGCTCTCCAAAATCCCCATGCCT GTGAACTTTAATGAGCCGATCTCCATGCTGCAGCGTTTGTCGGAGGATCTAGAGTACTCTGAGCTGCTGGACCGAGCCGCTAAGTGCCAGAGCTCACTGGAGCAGCTTTGTTATGTAGCGGCCTTCACAGTGTCGTCTTATTCTACTACCGTACACCGTACAGGAAAACCATTCAACCCTCTGCTGGGAGAAACGTTCGAGCTTGACCGCCTGCAGGAGAGTGGTTACAGATCCCTCTGTGAACAG GTGAGTCATCATCCTCCTGCTGCAGCTCATCATGTCATCTCTGAGCGAGGCTGGACCCTGAGGCAGGAAATCACTGTGGCCAGCAAGTTCAGGGGCAAATACCTCTCTATCATGCCTCTcg GGTCTATTCACTGCATGTTTGAGAAGAGTAATAATCACTACAGCTGGAAGAAGGTGACCACAACGGTGCACAACATCATTGTAGGAAAGCTGTGGATAGAccag TCAGGAGAGATTGATGTGATAAACCACAGAACAGGAGATCGCTGCCACCTGAAATTTGCTCCTTACAGCTACTTCTCCAGAGATGTGGCCAGGAAG GTTACAGGTGTGGTGACAGATAAGGATGGTAAAGCTCACTATGTGCTCTCTGGGACATGGGATGAGAAGATGGAGTATTCTCGGGTAATGCAGAGCAGCCGAGGAGGAGAGAACGGGACAGAAGGACGCCAGAAAACTGTCTACCAGACGCTCAAAGCTCGAGAGCTATGGAAGAAAACTCCTCTGCC AGATGGAGCAGAGAACATGTACTACTTCTCATCACTGGCATTGACCCTGAACGAGCCTGAGGAGGGTGTGGCCCCCACAGATAGCCGGCGACGCCCAGATCAGAGACTGATGGAACAGGGGCTCTGGGATGAAGCCAATGCTGAGAAACAGCGGCTAGAGGAGAAACAGCGCactgtgaggagagagagagagagggaggcggCTCAGCTCGCCAATACTGAAGACAGTGAGG CTCTCATTGAGGACTCCATAACTGACTCGCCTCTAAAAA gtGTCCCACAGGATTCCTACAAGGCCCTTTGGTTTGATCAGCATGAAGACCCAACAACAGGAGAGCTCACACATGTCTACAGGGGGGGGTACTGGGAGGCTAAAGAGCAGGGCGACTGGCACTTCTGCCCTGATATTTTCTGA
- the osbp gene encoding oxysterol-binding protein 1 isoform X1 yields the protein MSEPKTAAPAPGDTYKGWLFKWTNYIKGYQRRWFVLSNGLLSYYRTQAEMGHTCRGTINLATANITVEDSCNFVISNGGAQTYHLKATSEVERQRWITALELAKAKAVRMHAESDDSGDECASSPPMAGQGVGTRNPDSVQSTLRTLGSKVEDLSTCNDLIAKHGSALQRSLSELESIKLGGETSDKIRQVTERATLFRITSNAMINACRDFLSLAQAHSKRWQKALQAEREQRVRLEETLEQLAKQHNHLERAFRGATVLPASSSNTTADSKGSAAAKGDASDDEENEFFDAYEEFITVPADPKYHRRSGSNISGISSEMGMDDGTTSLDEQSLMSNAESPQSQEVEPVRKRRTRIPDKPNYSLNLWSIMKNCIGKELSKIPMPVNFNEPISMLQRLSEDLEYSELLDRAAKCQSSLEQLCYVAAFTVSSYSTTVHRTGKPFNPLLGETFELDRLQESGYRSLCEQVSHHPPAAAHHVISERGWTLRQEITVASKFRGKYLSIMPLGSIHCMFEKSNNHYSWKKVTTTVHNIIVGKLWIDQSGEIDVINHRTGDRCHLKFAPYSYFSRDVARKVTGVVTDKDGKAHYVLSGTWDEKMEYSRVMQSSRGGENGTEGRQKTVYQTLKARELWKKTPLPDGAENMYYFSSLALTLNEPEEGVAPTDSRRRPDQRLMEQGLWDEANAEKQRLEEKQRTVRREREREAAQLANTEDSEALIEDSITDSPLKSVPQDSYKALWFDQHEDPTTGELTHVYRGGYWEAKEQGDWHFCPDIF from the exons ATGTCGGAGCCGAAAACGGCCGCTCCGGCGCCCGGAGACACCTACAAGGGCTGGCTGTTCAAATGGACCAACTACATCAAGGGATACCAGCGGCGATGGTTCGTGCTGAGCAACGGCCTGCTGTCATATTACAG gaccCAAGCAGAGATGGGCCACACATGTCGTGGCACTATAAATCTGGCTACAGCCAACATCACAGTGGAGGATTCATGTAACTTTGTGATCTCAAATGGTGGTGCACAGACATATCACCTTAAGGCGACCTCGGAGGTGGAGCGACAGCGCTGGATCACGGCCCTGGAGCTTGCAAAGGCAAAAGCTGTGCGCATGCATGCAGAGTCAG ATGACTCTGGGGACGAGTGTGCCTCCTCTCCACCGATGGCAGGTCAAGGTGTTGGGACTCGTAACCCAGACTCAGTCCAGTCCACGCTTAGAACTCTGGGAAGCAAAGTGGAGGACCTCAGTACATGCAACGACCTCATTGCCAAACATGGCTCTGCCCTCCAAAG GTCTTTGTCCGAGCTGGAGAGCATTAAACTGGGTGGAGAGACGAGTGATAAAATCCGGCAGGTGACGGAGAGGGCCACTCTGTTCCGCATAACATCTAATGCCATGATCAAT gcatGTCGGGACTTCCTGTCCTTGGCTCAGGCTCACAGTAAGCGGTGGCAGAAAGCTCTTCAGGCTGAGCGCGAGCAGAGGGTTCGTCTTGAGGAGACGCTGGAGCAGCTGGCCAAGCAGCACAATCACCTGGAGAGAGCATTCAGAGGAGCAACCGTGCTGCCTGCCTCATCCAGTAACACCACTGCTGATAGCAAag GCTCAGCTGCAGCAAAGGGTGACGCCAGTGATGATGAGGAGAACGAGTTTTTTGATGCATATGAGGAGTTTATCACCGTCCCAGCTGACCCCAAATACCACAG GAGGTCAGGCAGTAATATCAGTGGGATCAGCAGTGAGATGGGGATGGATGACGGCACCACATCG TTGGATGAGCAGTCTCTAATGTCCAATGCGGAGTCTCCTCAGTCTCAGGAGGTGGAGCccgtgaggaagaggagaaccCGTATCCCAGACAAACCCAACTACTCTCTCAACCTCTGGAGCATCATGAAGAACTGCATTGGCAAAGAGCTCTCCAAAATCCCCATGCCT GTGAACTTTAATGAGCCGATCTCCATGCTGCAGCGTTTGTCGGAGGATCTAGAGTACTCTGAGCTGCTGGACCGAGCCGCTAAGTGCCAGAGCTCACTGGAGCAGCTTTGTTATGTAGCGGCCTTCACAGTGTCGTCTTATTCTACTACCGTACACCGTACAGGAAAACCATTCAACCCTCTGCTGGGAGAAACGTTCGAGCTTGACCGCCTGCAGGAGAGTGGTTACAGATCCCTCTGTGAACAG GTGAGTCATCATCCTCCTGCTGCAGCTCATCATGTCATCTCTGAGCGAGGCTGGACCCTGAGGCAGGAAATCACTGTGGCCAGCAAGTTCAGGGGCAAATACCTCTCTATCATGCCTCTcg GGTCTATTCACTGCATGTTTGAGAAGAGTAATAATCACTACAGCTGGAAGAAGGTGACCACAACGGTGCACAACATCATTGTAGGAAAGCTGTGGATAGAccag TCAGGAGAGATTGATGTGATAAACCACAGAACAGGAGATCGCTGCCACCTGAAATTTGCTCCTTACAGCTACTTCTCCAGAGATGTGGCCAGGAAG GTTACAGGTGTGGTGACAGATAAGGATGGTAAAGCTCACTATGTGCTCTCTGGGACATGGGATGAGAAGATGGAGTATTCTCGGGTAATGCAGAGCAGCCGAGGAGGAGAGAACGGGACAGAAGGACGCCAGAAAACTGTCTACCAGACGCTCAAAGCTCGAGAGCTATGGAAGAAAACTCCTCTGCC AGATGGAGCAGAGAACATGTACTACTTCTCATCACTGGCATTGACCCTGAACGAGCCTGAGGAGGGTGTGGCCCCCACAGATAGCCGGCGACGCCCAGATCAGAGACTGATGGAACAGGGGCTCTGGGATGAAGCCAATGCTGAGAAACAGCGGCTAGAGGAGAAACAGCGCactgtgaggagagagagagagagggaggcggCTCAGCTCGCCAATACTGAAGACAGTGAGG CTCTCATTGAGGACTCCATAACTGACTCGCCTCTAAAAA gtGTCCCACAGGATTCCTACAAGGCCCTTTGGTTTGATCAGCATGAAGACCCAACAACAGGAGAGCTCACACATGTCTACAGGGGGGGGTACTGGGAGGCTAAAGAGCAGGGCGACTGGCACTTCTGCCCTGATATTTTCTGA